The Aquila chrysaetos chrysaetos chromosome 16, bAquChr1.4, whole genome shotgun sequence genome has a segment encoding these proteins:
- the EPS8L2 gene encoding epidermal growth factor receptor kinase substrate 8-like protein 2 — MSLKGSLSSNPGSSNGSMGRADGAAKLSAKDLYEQRKKYSNSNVIMHETSQYHVQHLATFIMDKSESIVTVDDAIRKLILLNSKEKIWTQEMLLQVNDKSIRLLDCESQEELEDFPLPTVQHCQTVLNQMRYSSILLLVCQDSEQHKPDIHFFNCDEVEAEMVHEDIESALADHKHGKKIRPQTLKANQEKIRQRQSILPPPQGPAPIPIQHDMRGSGMNRNRVAPPSQHNADYERRGSSSHDHEESRAILAQKIEKETQILNCTLDDIEVFVARLQKAAEAFRQLNQRKKGKKNKKKGPAEGMLTLRARPPSEAEFIDCFQKTKLAFNLLAKLRKHIQNPSASELVHFLFGPLELIISSCGGPELAKSVVSPLLSKDATDFLRGHLTPKEINLWDSLGETWTRSRAEWPREANIPTYIPKFRNGWEPPVEIFRGAPWEIDIGHLQEELSSANGYPYRNSSLKRGQTSDQTQAVDAFKQNVTQHVNRNFEAQGMALPKRYAKIRYDFTARNANELSVLKDEILEVLEDNKQWWKLLNRSGQAGYVPYNILDVVKLEELEQSNQRYKGDLSPRGYGPSSPTHKLPASYAGDKWGSEMLSRNSPQDAKEQLIHQMDELNDELLKKITNNKIQPPQRNFKVEKPQQVFVPLTFESSTEEVKAWLEAKSFSKETVEHLGILTGAQLFSLNREELKKVCGDEGNRVYSKITVEKNQLEKSRGESELQEIMKRRQERIDSAN; from the exons aacaaaggaaaaagtattcCAACTCCAATGTCATTATGCATGAGACTTCACAGTACCACGTACAG CACTTGGCCACCTTCATCATGGACAAGAGCGAGTCCATTGTGACGGTGGATGATGCTATCCGAAAACTCATCTTGCTCAACTCAAAAGAGAAGATCTGGACACAGGAGATGCTGCTACAAGTGAATGACAAGTCCATCCGCCTGCTGGACTGCGAGTCGCAG gaggagctggaggactTTCCCCTGCCAACAGTCCAGCACTGCCAAACAGTGCTGAATCAGATGCGCTattcctccatcctcctcctggTGTGTCAGGATTCAGAGCAGCACAAACCTGACATCCACTTCTTCAACTGCGACGAGGTGGAG GCGGAGATGGTTCACGAGGACATAGAAAGTGCCCTGGCAGACCACAAGCATGGGAAGAAGATACGGCCACAGACACTCAA AGCAAACCAAGAAAAGATCAGGCAGAGACAATCCATCCTCCCACCGCCGCAAGGGCCGGCTCCCATCCCGATCCAGCACGACATGCGAGGCTCAGGGATGAACAGGAACCGGGTGGCACCTCCCTCCCAGCACAATGCAG ACTATGAACGACGAGGCTCCAGCTCTCATGACCACGAAGAGTCCCGAGCCATCTTGGCACAGAAGATTGAAAAAGAAACG CAAATCCTGAACTGCACTCTGGATGACATTGAAGTGTTTGTCGCCAGGCTTCAGAAGGCTGCAGAGGCGTTCAGACAGCTCAatcaaaggaagaaagggaagaagaacaagaagaaagggCCAGCAG AGGGCATGCTGACTCTTCGAGCAAGACCCCCAAGTGAGGCCGAGTTCATCGACTGCTTCCAGAAAACCAAACTGGCTTTTAACCTCTTG gcCAAACTGAGAAAGCACATCCAGAACCCCAGCGCTTCAGAGTTGGTGCATTTCCTATTTGGGCCACTGGAACTG ATCATCAGTAGCTGTGGTGGCCCTGAGCTTGCCAAGTCTGTCGTCAGCCCACTTCTTTCTAAAGACGCCACAGATTTCCTTAGAGGACACCTGACACCAAAAGAGATAAACCTCTGGGACTCCCTCGGAGAGACATGGACCAGATCCAG AGCTGAATGGCCCCGAGAAGCAAACATCCCCACCTACATCCCCAAATTCCGCAATGGCTGGGAACCGCCCGTGGAAATCTTCCGTGGAGCTCCCTGGGAAATAGACATTGGACACTTGCAAGAAGAG ctaTCATCAGCCAATGGATATCCTTACCGTAACTCCTCACTCAAGCGTGGCCAGACCTCTGATCAGACACAAGCTGTGGATGCCTTTAAACAGAACGTCACTCAGCATGTAAATAG GAATTTTGAGGCACAGGGAATGGCTCTGCCGAAGAGATATGCCAAAATCCGCTACGATTTCACTGCGCGAAATGCCAATGAACTCTCAGTGCTTAAGGATGAAATCCTGGAG gTGTTGGAAGATAACAAGCAGTGGTGGAAGTTGCTCAACCGGAGTGGGCAGGCTGGTTACGTCCCTTATAATATCCTGGATGTGGTGAAACTGGAAGAGCTCGAACAG TCTAACCAGAGGTACAAAGGAGACCTGAGCCCCAGGGGCTATGGACCATCCAGCCCAACTCACAAGCTACCTGCCAGCTATGCTGGGGATAAATGGGGAAGTGAAATGTTATCGCGCAACTCTCCCCAGGACGCCAAAGAAC AACTTATTCATCAAATGGACGAGCTGAATGATGAGTTGCTAAAGAAGATCACAAACAATAAAATTCAGCCTCCCCAGAGGAATTTCAAAGTGGAAAAGCCTCAGCAAGTTTTTGTGCCCCTCACCTTTGAATCCAGCACTGAAGAAGTCAAAGCTTGGCTGGAGGCAAAGTCATTCAGCAAAGA GACAGTGGAACACCTTGGTATCCTTACTGGAGCTCAGCTCTTCTCCCTCAACAGAGAGGAGCTGAAGAAAGTGTGTGGTGATGAGGGAAACAGAGTATACAGTAAAATCACAGTGGAGAAAAACCAGCTGGAG AAAAGCAGAGGGGAGTCAGAGCTCCAAGAAATCATGAAGCGTCGCCAGGAAAGGATTGATTCTGCTAATTAA